The sequence AAGATAATCGTAAGCAAATTCATTGAAACCTTTGCTGGCTTTTGGCGCCAAATACATACTGAAAATAAGTGCCGAAATGCAGACAATAGTTGCTCCAATAAGGTATGGCCGAAGAAAACGGTAATACGAAACGCCAGAACTCAAAAAAGCAATTACCTCAGTATTATTAGCCAATTTTGAAGTAAACCAAATAACTGAAAGAAAAAGAAACAACGGAAAAAGTAGGTTCGCAAAGTAGATTGTGAAATTATAGAGATAAATCATTACCTCTGAAAAAGGAACTTCGTTATCTAAAATTTTGTCAATCTTTTCTGCTAGGTGAACGGTAATTCCAATAGGTATGAACAGCAATAACAGGAGCGAAAAAGTGCCCAAATATTTCTTTAATATGTATCTGTCCAGTATGCTGAGCATCGTTATAATCTTTGATCTAGTTTTTTAACCATGCCGTTTTTCCATTGGGCAAAATCACCCGTTAAGATATGTTTTCTGGCTTCACGAACCAACCATAAATAGAACCCTAAGTTGTGAATTGTAGCTATTTGCCTTCCCAACATTTCGTTCACGGTAAATAAATGACGAAGATAGGCCTTGTTATAATCTGTATCTACCCAAGTAATTCCCATTGGGTCAATAGCTGAAAGATCTGCTTCCCACTTTTTGTTTTTGATATTGATAATTCCTTCGGAAGTAAAAAGCATTCCATTTCTACCATTTCGAGTTGGCATTACGCAGTCGAACATATCAATCCCCAGAGCGATGTTTTCCAGAATATTTATTGGAGTACCAACACCCATTAAATAGCGCGGCTTTTCTTTTGGAAGAATAGCAGTTACTATTTCAGTCATTTCATACATTTCCTCAGCTGGTTCGCCAACTGAAAGTCCGCCAATGGCGTTTCCTTCTGCGCCAACGGAAGCAATGTATTCTGCAGATTGTTTCCGAAGATCTTTATAAGTGCTTCCTTGAACAATCGGGAAAAAAGTTTGGTCATAACCATACTTCAAAGGCGTTTTTTCCAAATGTTTTATGCAGCGATCCAACCAACGATGCGTCATATGCATCGAGCGTTTTGCGTAATTGTATTCGCACGGATATGGCGCACATTCGTCAAAAGCCATAATAATGTCTGCACCAATGGTGCGTTGGATTTCCATTACATTTTCAGGTGTGAAAAAGTGATAACTACCGTCAATATGACTTTTGAATTTAACACCTTCCTCCTTAATCTTCCTATTTGCCGAAAGCGAATACACTTGATAACCGCCACTATCCGTCAAAATATTACGATCCCAATTCATAAATTTATGAAGTCCGCCGGCTTTTTCAAGCACCGCCATTTGTGGTCGCAGATATAAATGATAAGTATTTCCAAGAATTACATCTGGGTTAATGTCTTCTTTCAATTCGCGCTGATGCACTCCTTTTACGGTGCCAACGGTACCAACAGGCATAAATATTGGAGTTTCAATCACTCCGTGATCTGTAGTTATTGTTCCAGCACGAGCATTGCTTTGTAAATCTGTTGCTTCTAATTTAAACTGCATTCAGCATTTTTTATTGAGGGGGCAAAGATAACAGTTATTAAATTCCAAATCCCAAATTCCAAATGACAAAATTTCATTACGGGTGCTCGATGACGGATGACGGATGAAAACTTCCATCATCCGTCATCAATCATCCAGCTCCTATGTTAACAAAACATTGAAATCGTTAATAAAAGCAAACGCTTCAGCTTTGTAAGGCTCATTGAATACCTTACTTTTGACACTGAAAATTAAAACACATTATGGCAGATTACAAAGCACTCGAAAATTTGGTAATTCAAGTCCGAAGAGATATTTTAAGACAAGTACATAAAGTAAATTCTGGGCATCCCGGAGGTTCTTTGGGTTGTACCGAATTTTTTGTTGCATTATACAATGAATTGATGGAACGCAACGAAAATTTCACAATGGATGGCAAAGATGAAGACCTCTTTTTCCTTTCCAACGGACATATCTCTCCTGTATTTTATAGTGTTTTGGCACGAGCAGGCTATTTTCCAGTGGAAGAATTGAATACTTTCCGCCTTTTAAATTCACGTTTGCAAGGACATCCAACAACTCACGAAGGTTTGCCTGGCATTCGCATTGCGTCGGGTTCTTTGGGGCAGGGTATTTCAGCTTCAATTGGAGCGGCTCTTGCTAAAAAACTGAACAAAGACAAGCACATTATTTACACACTTTGTGGCGATGGCGAATTGCAAGAAGGCCAAAACTGGGAAGCAATTATGTATGCCGCTGGAAATAATGTGGACAATTTGATTGTTACCATAGATCTAAACGGTCAGCAAATTGACGGTTCTACAAAGAATGTACTTCCTTTAGGAAATGTAAAAGCGAAATTTGAAGCTTTTGGCTGGGATGTGATGGATATTGAAAAAGGAAACGATTTAAAAGCCATTATTGCTGGAATGAAGAAAGCCAAGGAAAAAACTGGCAACGGAAAACCAGTTTGTGTTTTGCTTCATACGGTAATGGGTAACGGCGTAGATTTTATGATGCACACGCACGACTGGCACGGAAAAGCTCCGAATGACCAACAGTTGGAAGAAGCACTTTCACAAAATCCTGTAACCTTGGGAGATTATTAAAATTGAAAACATTTCAGATGAAAAAATATACAGATACAGGCAAAAAAGATACACGTTCAGGTTTCGGCGACGGACTTACCGAACTTGGAAAGAAAAATAAAAATGTAGTTGCTCTCTGCGCAGATTTAACTGGCTCGCTTAAAATGGACGATTTCAAAGAAAATTATCCAGAGCGATTCTTTCAAATTGGTATTGCAGAAGCGAATATGATTGGTATTGCAGCCGGAATGACCATTGGCGGAAAAATTCCATTTACGGGAACTTTCGCAAACTTTTCCACCGGAAGGGTTTATGACCAAATTCGTCAAAGTGTTGCTTACAGTGGGAAAAACGTAAAAATTTGCGCATCCCACGCTGGTATTACCTTAGGTGAAGATGGTGCAACACATCAAATTCTTGAAGATCTTGGGTTGATGAAAATGCTACCAGGAATGACGGTAATCAATACTTGCGATTACAATCAAACCAAAGCAGCAACCATTGCCATCGCAGATTTTGAAGGTCCAGTTTATCTTCGCTTTGGAAGACCGAAAGTGGCAAACTTCACTCCTGCCGACCAAAATTTTCAAATAGGAAAAGCGGTTCAATTGCAAGAAGGAACTGACGTTACAATAATCGCCACTGGCCATCTAGTTTGGGAAGCGTTGCAAGCTGCAGAAACTTTAAACGAAAACGGAATCACCGCAGATGTAATAAACATTCACACCATAAAACCTTTGGATGATGAAGCAATCTTGAAAAGCGTTAAAAAAACAGGTTGTGTCGTTACCGCTGAAGAACACAATTTCCTTGGTGGTTTAGGTGAAAGTGTAGCACGTGTTCTTTCTACCCAACATCCTGCTCCGCAAGAATTCATAGCCACACAAGACACTTTTGGCGAATCTGGAACTCCAGAACAATTGATGGATAAATATGGCTTGAACGCTGCAGCTATTGTGAATGCTGCTAAAAAAGTAATTGCAAGAAAATAAAAAGCTGAATTAAAAATTCTTTATAAATTGAAAAGCCCCGTTCAGATTGAACGGGGCTTTCTTTATATTGCAAAATTGTATTTTCTAAATTGTTGGATCTAAATAATCTGGAGTGCCGTTTCCGTTTTTATCTGGATAATTAACCACACCGTTTATTATTTCAATCTCGTCTTTTGTAAGTCTTCCATCTCCGTCATCATCAGTATCTAAATAATTAGGAACACCATTGCCGTCTGTATCATCGTCAAACAAATAACCATTTCCGTTTAGGTCTTCAAGGTAGGAATCTATTCCATCGTCGTCGTGATCTGCAACTTCTACACCGAATAATTCAAAAGAAAAAACAAGTTGTTCATAAGCTTTCAAATTACCAACAGGTGGATATTGAAAATACGCCAATCCCGAAGGTACAAATACGGCTCCAATACCATAGTTTTCAAAAGTCAAAGTACCGTCAGGGTTAGACATCACATTAGTTGCTCCTCTAAATTGAATCATAGCTTGCTGCAAACCTCGAATTATACCTGCACTCATATTTGAATCTACTAAATTGAAACGAACAGGGGTTACGGCACTATCAAACAAATCAAGGTTTAAAAGTCTTCCATCATAGGTATTTGTTGTGTAATCTGAAAAATGAGGTTTCTCTCCTCCTCCTTCACGAACTACTAAATAGTAAAGCGTATATTCAACAGATTTGTCAACTAAATCTGTCACCTTTAAAAAATCAACCTGATCCATTAAAGGGATAATGTCTGTATTACCTTTAGGAATAGTATCAAACCTCAATTTAAAGTTTTCTGGGTCGTTTTCAAATTCAGTATAATTATAAAAGTGTGTAGCCAGAAAATCTTCAATCTCAGTTTGTGCTATTGCGGCTTCTTCTCCACGATCGTGAGGTGGAGGTCCAACCGGACCATCGTTATCATCCTTTTTACACGAAACCGTAACAATAAGCAATGTTACTAATAAAGCTACTCCGTATTTAATTTTTATCATCATCAATTTTTTGTGGGCGCAAGATACAATTTTCAGTTATTTTTGTATTATACATTAACGTAGTTTTTAGGATAATTGTATGAGGATTGATAAATATTTGTGGTGCATTCGGTATCAAAAAACCAGAAATATCGCGACCCAGACCTGTAAAAAAGGTTCGGTGCGTATAAATGGGGACATAGTGAAACCTTCCCGAGATGTTTATCCTGGTGATGTTATCACACTTCGGAAGGAACAGATAAATTATCAAATAGAAGTTTTAGATATACCCCCGAGCCGCGTTGGGGCCAAGCTTGTTGATCTTTACCGAAAAGACAAAACTCCTAAAGAAGCGTTTGAAACAAATGAATTGCTTCAATATTCCAAAACATATTACAGGAAAAAAGGCGTAGGCAGACCCACCAAAAAAGACCGAAGAGATATTGACGATTTTAAGGAATCTCCAGAAGATGAAAACGAAGGTTAATAACTATATTTGAAAAAAAAGCAGCAGATGCAGGAAATAAACACAGTTATTCTAGACAAAACACAGATAGCTCACAAGATAAAACGGATTGCCTACCAAATTTACGAAACCAATGTAGATGAAAAGGAGGTTGTGATTGCAGGAATTGTGAACAATGGTTTTCTCTTTGCTAAAAAGCTAAAAACTGAGTTGGAAAAAATTTCGCCTATTAAAGCAGTGCTTTGCGAAGTAATCGTCGACAAAAAAGATCCAACCAATCCGATCACAACTTCTTTGAAAAAAGAAGATTATACCAATAAATCCCTTCTGTTAGTAGATGACGTGCTTCATTCTGGAACTACATTAATTTATGGCGTCAAACATTTTCTTGAAGTTCCGCTAAAACAGTTTAAAACCGCCGTACTTGTAGATAGAAACCATAAAAAATTTCCAATAAAGGCGGACTTTAAAGGAATTTCTCTTTCCACGTCACTTAATGAAAATGTTACTGTGATTTTTGAAAAGAATAATGATAGAGCGGTTTTAGAATAGTTTCAAAAGAATTTTCTCAACAGTTTTCACAATTTTTTCAGAGCCAACATCAATTATCATTTCTGATTGATTATAATAGAATCCTCTTTCGAAAAGATGTTTTCTTATAAAATCATTTAGGTCTTCTTCCGTTTTAAGATGTGTTAGTAAAGGCCTATTTTCCTTTTCTGAAAATAAGCGCATTGTTAAAACCTCCAATGGTGTTTTTAAATATACAGTTACCACATCGTCCTGTTCTAATATAAAATCCATCGAATCTCCGTAACACGGCGTACCTCCGCCAGTTGCCAAAACAAAGGCTTCTGATTGTGTTAGTATTTTTTTTAAAACTCTATTTTCCACTTTTCTGAAATAGATCTCTCCCTTTTCAGAAAAAATCTTGGAGATCGAAATGCCTTCATTCTTCTCAATTTCGGCATCCATATCTTTAAATGGAATCTTCAAAACTTCAGCAAGCTTATTTCCTACTGAAGATTTTCCACTTCCCATATATCCTATTAAGACGATTTTCATAATTCAAAGTACAGATTTTTAATCTGAAGGAGCAAGTTGCTTGTTGAATTTTAAAGAATTTATATGCAAAATCACATTTTAAAACAAAAAATGCATCTGTGAACCCCTGTCTGTCAATAGGTTTGAATTTTTATCAAATTTATTTGATTTTCGTTTTGAAAAATAAATATAATGATAGTATATTTGCACCCGCCTACCGATAAGGCGGGCAAGCATTAATACGGAAGACCTGGTAGCTCAGTTGGTAGAGCACCTCCCTTTTAAGGAGGTGGTCCTGGGTTCGAGCCCCAGCCAGGTCACAAAAAAAAAGTTAAGCCCACGGTTTAACTTTTTTTTATTTAAGGCAAATTTTTATAAATCGCTTCAAATAAATAAGTATCCACCCGGGTGCTGGAATTGGTAGACAGGCATGGTTGAGGGCCATGTGTCCTCAGGACGTGTGGGTTCAAGTCCCATTCCGGGTACAGAGTTTGTCTTTCAAGTAATAGGTTATAAAATTGTTTAGAGAATAAGTATTTCTTTTAAACAGTTTTTACTTCTTTTTTAGTACTTTAACCCAA comes from Aequorivita sublithincola DSM 14238 and encodes:
- the tgt gene encoding tRNA guanosine(34) transglycosylase Tgt; this translates as MQFKLEATDLQSNARAGTITTDHGVIETPIFMPVGTVGTVKGVHQRELKEDINPDVILGNTYHLYLRPQMAVLEKAGGLHKFMNWDRNILTDSGGYQVYSLSANRKIKEEGVKFKSHIDGSYHFFTPENVMEIQRTIGADIIMAFDECAPYPCEYNYAKRSMHMTHRWLDRCIKHLEKTPLKYGYDQTFFPIVQGSTYKDLRKQSAEYIASVGAEGNAIGGLSVGEPAEEMYEMTEIVTAILPKEKPRYLMGVGTPINILENIALGIDMFDCVMPTRNGRNGMLFTSEGIINIKNKKWEADLSAIDPMGITWVDTDYNKAYLRHLFTVNEMLGRQIATIHNLGFYLWLVREARKHILTGDFAQWKNGMVKKLDQRL
- a CDS encoding transketolase; the protein is MADYKALENLVIQVRRDILRQVHKVNSGHPGGSLGCTEFFVALYNELMERNENFTMDGKDEDLFFLSNGHISPVFYSVLARAGYFPVEELNTFRLLNSRLQGHPTTHEGLPGIRIASGSLGQGISASIGAALAKKLNKDKHIIYTLCGDGELQEGQNWEAIMYAAGNNVDNLIVTIDLNGQQIDGSTKNVLPLGNVKAKFEAFGWDVMDIEKGNDLKAIIAGMKKAKEKTGNGKPVCVLLHTVMGNGVDFMMHTHDWHGKAPNDQQLEEALSQNPVTLGDY
- a CDS encoding transketolase family protein; the encoded protein is MKKYTDTGKKDTRSGFGDGLTELGKKNKNVVALCADLTGSLKMDDFKENYPERFFQIGIAEANMIGIAAGMTIGGKIPFTGTFANFSTGRVYDQIRQSVAYSGKNVKICASHAGITLGEDGATHQILEDLGLMKMLPGMTVINTCDYNQTKAATIAIADFEGPVYLRFGRPKVANFTPADQNFQIGKAVQLQEGTDVTIIATGHLVWEALQAAETLNENGITADVINIHTIKPLDDEAILKSVKKTGCVVTAEEHNFLGGLGESVARVLSTQHPAPQEFIATQDTFGESGTPEQLMDKYGLNAAAIVNAAKKVIARK
- a CDS encoding FKBP-type peptidyl-prolyl cis-trans isomerase is translated as MMIKIKYGVALLVTLLIVTVSCKKDDNDGPVGPPPHDRGEEAAIAQTEIEDFLATHFYNYTEFENDPENFKLRFDTIPKGNTDIIPLMDQVDFLKVTDLVDKSVEYTLYYLVVREGGGEKPHFSDYTTNTYDGRLLNLDLFDSAVTPVRFNLVDSNMSAGIIRGLQQAMIQFRGATNVMSNPDGTLTFENYGIGAVFVPSGLAYFQYPPVGNLKAYEQLVFSFELFGVEVADHDDDGIDSYLEDLNGNGYLFDDDTDGNGVPNYLDTDDDGDGRLTKDEIEIINGVVNYPDKNGNGTPDYLDPTI
- a CDS encoding RNA-binding S4 domain-containing protein, producing the protein MRIDKYLWCIRYQKTRNIATQTCKKGSVRINGDIVKPSRDVYPGDVITLRKEQINYQIEVLDIPPSRVGAKLVDLYRKDKTPKEAFETNELLQYSKTYYRKKGVGRPTKKDRRDIDDFKESPEDENEG
- a CDS encoding phosphoribosyltransferase family protein, with translation MQEINTVILDKTQIAHKIKRIAYQIYETNVDEKEVVIAGIVNNGFLFAKKLKTELEKISPIKAVLCEVIVDKKDPTNPITTSLKKEDYTNKSLLLVDDVLHSGTTLIYGVKHFLEVPLKQFKTAVLVDRNHKKFPIKADFKGISLSTSLNENVTVIFEKNNDRAVLE
- a CDS encoding shikimate kinase, whose translation is MKIVLIGYMGSGKSSVGNKLAEVLKIPFKDMDAEIEKNEGISISKIFSEKGEIYFRKVENRVLKKILTQSEAFVLATGGGTPCYGDSMDFILEQDDVVTVYLKTPLEVLTMRLFSEKENRPLLTHLKTEEDLNDFIRKHLFERGFYYNQSEMIIDVGSEKIVKTVEKILLKLF